CCCGTCTCACCCCTGGACTGTTGCAATCTCTCCCCCCTTCATGGACCTCCCCCCTTCCCGCGGATCAGCTGCacagcccccttctccccccccccccgctgtagtCACTGGCAGCATCTCCCAACAGAGGGCTCAGGAGAaggatgcgcgcacacacaccccgccagAGAGAACCGGGCAGAACATGGCAGTGACCCGCTGGGTATAGCCCCCGCCTGCAAGTGGGGGAAATGAGGAGCACTGACACACCCCTGGGGGGGCTGCTGCCCACTCCGCCAGTTGCTGTTGACCAAGCATTCCGAGTCCCTTTTGCTGCGCAGGATCAGGTCCCCAACCGAAAGCACAGGAGGCCTTTCAGTGCCCCTCCCTTTCCGAGAGGGGCTCctgccaacccccctcccccgaggGACAGGGGGAGGGACTAGAAGAGCCGCGTGTGCTGAGCGGAGGCTGTTGGAGGCGCCTGCTGCACGGGACGTGCGACTGTCCTCGTGCCCTGGATTTTGGCTCTTGGCAGGCGCAGGCCACGGTGCCGTGGCAGCCCCCTGCCAAGTCCACAGTACGACCAAGAGCCTCCGTGAGCGGGGTGTGTCACGAAGTGGGGGTGCCAGCCTGGCTCCTGCACCACTATGAGCTGGTTGGTGGGCACCGCTGTACTCAGCAGGGGCCTGCAGTCGCCAGGGGAGAGCGGCACCTGTACTCCTGCCGCACGGGAGCCAAGAGAGCGGGCCAGGCTACTCGTCCGATTTGCTTTCCCAACTCCATTCTTGTGGATGTTGAATAAAGATCACGATTCTTTTGTGGTTGTGTGTGTTTGAATGGGGTCTGGCAGAGTggaaaccccacacacacaccgctcctGTCTTCAGTGCTGGATTTGCAGTGGGAGGGGTCTTCTGCTGTCTGCAGGCTGCTTGCGGTTCGCGCCCCGCCCCTTGCCGCTGGGCTAGGTGACGAGCCCTGCAGTCTGCATGATCGATTGGGTGAGAAGGACGGGCGCTGGGGTGGCTGGGAGGAACAGCAGCCATGATGCCCCCCCGACTGCTGGGGAGGGGCAGCCATTGGGGCAGGAGCTCGGCAGAATGAGGCGTGTGGGGCAGCCGTTTGGTGCCATGATGCCACCCCCACCGAGTGGGCTTGACAGGGCAAAACCTCAGCTGGGCTAGCCACATGCCAGGCTTGGACCAGGGCCCAGGGCATGCCAGGCCTGGGCAGCTGCACAGTCTCCTGCCCAGTTGCATATGGCCGGCTGCGACAGGAGGGTGACTGGAGGGTTCCAGAAGCCCCGTGACGTGCCTGCTGTgcggtcgtccccccccccccagttggctGCATGGGCAGAGGAATGCTCTGCCATGGGTGATGTCCAGGGTTCAGTCTGGCCTCTTCCTCCTGCCTTGTTGCTGCCGCTTGGATGCCCATGGCTCCCCATGCCTCGTCGAGAACTgctctttatcccccccccctccccgggcccCCATCCAGGGCCTGAACCCAAGGCGGGGGAGGCCGTGTGTTTTTCCTCTGCCGGGTGAGCTGTTTTGGGGATAGGCTTGGCATGGCCGTTTTCAGCAGGGGATTTAAGCcctaccctgcagaggtcccagGAGTAGGTGGAGCCAGGAGGGCTCCTACAGGGCATGCCATGCGCCCACGCCCCTCCATTGTTGCATGGGTTGCTCGCTTGTTTCCGTACGTGGCTGGCACAGGAGCATTGCCAGCGGGTGCTGAAGTCTCCTCTCCGTGGAGCTGGGCCCTTGGGAGGGGATTTCTCATCTCCGCTGAGAGCAGAGGAGGCTGACTGGCTGTTCTGGCACCACGTCAGCAGTGCCGTCGCCATCCAGAGTTCAGGGCCTGTTTCAGCCGACGCCCCATTTTCTCACCTGTCCTCGCTCACTGGTCATTGGCAGTGCTTCCTGTTGTCGAGTTCTTCTGTTTACCTGAAGCATGAATAAATTGATTAAGAAGCCCTTTTCAAGGACTAAAAACTTGATGAAAGAATCAGGCTCTTGGAGGAGAGCGGTTTCGGCTGGGGGCAGGGGCCGGCGGGTGCAGCGAAGACTGTTTTCAAGACTTGCTGGCTTTTCCATTTGTGGCAGGGGAGCTGCTTTTTAGGATAGGCCTTTGCTGGTTTGTCAGCTGCTGGGGGCAGATGGTGTCCCACCGCCCAAGTGTGGATGGTGCTCTAAACCACACCCTGCCCAGCCTTGCCCCCCGAGGTTTCCCCTCTTTCAAGACCATGGCAATCGGAGTGCTTCTGTGGGGAAACCTCTTTAATTACTGGACCGTTGGGCACTTTGAGATCAGTGGGAACTGAAGGGGGCAGGACAGAAAGCAGTCTGGATAAACGGTCCTGAATGTTATCGTCCCAAAGATGGTCTAATAAATACACAAAGATTCTTGGGCCTGTTTGGGGGTTTTCCTGAAGGCTGCAAATGGGAGGCTTTGGGCATCATactgcccccccaacacacttaaaaaaaaaccttaaacatTCATTCAGGCCATTGAGAGTCTATGGAAGTGAAGGCTTCCTTGCTGATCTGTGACATTTTGGTTGGTCCTTGATGTGACCGATACTTTTAGGGTTACAGAAGTTTGTCTGGGAAGTCCGTGGTTTTACAATAACTTCTTTGaaggcccccccctccccccaaatgcaGCTGCTGCTTTGGTGAGCCAGCGCGAGGAGGTTCTGGCCCAGAATTGCCGCTCTGGCCGGAATGGTTGAcggcttccttttctcctttttgcAGGAACGGGGGCTGTGCTCGAAGGCGTGCAGCATGGACCGGTTTGCTGACTCTGGAACTCAGACTGAGGCCGTGGTGGTTTTGTCTCTGGCCCAAGCGGCAGTCCTGGGCTTGGTGGCTGAGAACGAGTGGTTCGGGGCCACGGCCAGTCCCGGAGGCTTCTTCCCGGGCATTGCCAATGAGCTGGAGGACGCGGCAGCTGTGGAGCCGGGGCAGCCGGGCGGGGACTGTCCCCAGGAGTGCGAGGGCCGAGGCCAGGCAGACCTGCCCGAGGAGGAGGGCCTGGAGGCCGAGGCGCTGTTCGGCAAGCAGGCCCGGAGGAGGAAGCGGCCCCCTGTGAGGTTAGTGCCCAAAGTCAAGCACGAAAAAAGTGAGGTGGAGCAGAGCGAGGGGCCCCCCGGGACGGCTGCCCCAAGCGAGGACAGAGAAGAGCAGCCCCCCAACCCTCCTGCATGCGTGGAGGAGCCTGACCCTGAGCAGGCCGTCCAGAGCAGTGCCGCAAAAATGATCGACCTCAGCACGTACAGCCGCAAGCCGCGGCGCCTCCGGCACCCGCGAAGGCCCCCTCGTCATGAGCTCTCCCCTGGGGAGATGAAGGAGAGCCTTCCCAGCCCCCCTCCGGCCAGCGGCCCAGAGAGCGTGGAGGCCCTGCCCAGCGACTACGGCTTCCAGGGGCCCCCCGTGTCAGCCTTGAGCCACGCGGAGGAGGAGCGGGGGCTGGACTCACCCCCGGAGCGGGACCAGAACAGGCCGGGCTTTGCGTGGCCGGAGCCCCTGGATTTCGAGTCGGAGGCTCACGGTGAGCACAGCAAAAAGGCCCAGCTGGACCGGCTGGACATCAACGTGCAGATCGACGACTCGTACCTGGTGGAGAAGCGCTGGCAGTGCCGCCTGTGCGAGAAGTCGTACACCTCCAAGTACAACCTGGTGACGCACATCCTGGGCCACAACGGCGTCAAGCCCCACTCCTGCCCGCACTGCAGCAAGCTCTTCAAGCAGCCCAGCCACCTGCAGACACACCTGCTCACCCACCAGGGCACCCGGCCCCACAAGTGCCAGGTGTGCCACAAAGCCTTCACCCAGACCAGCCACCTCAAGCGCCACATGCTCCTCCACTCCGACGTCAAGCCCTACAGCTGCCGCTTCTGTGGCCGGGGCTTCGCCTACCCCAGCGAGCTGAAGGCCCACGAGGGCAAGCACGAGAGCGGGCGCTGCCACGTGTGTGTGGAGTGCGGCCTGGACttctccaccctcccccagctcAAGCGCCACCTGGCCACCCACCAGGGGCCCACCCTCTACCCCTGCCCCGAGTGCAGCAAAGCCTTCCACTACCGCAGCCAGCTGCAGAACCACATGCTCAAGCACCAGGACGTCCGCCCCTTCGTCTGCACTGAGTGCGGCATGGAGTTCAGCCAGATCCACCACCTCAAGCAGCACTCGCTGACCCACAAGGTAGATCTCTGGGCGAGGGACGTGACCAGACTGGGGGCAAGGGGCCAGGCTGCGGGGAAGGCCGAGGTGCGGGGGGCAGGGGAATCCCTGGCTGAGGGCCTGGGGTGTTCCTGGCTGCCCTGTAGAGGGCAGGAGGGCTGAGCTTTTATGCACACGATGGGGCGGTTAACAGGAGCCCCGCAGAAGGCAGGCCCAGAGGGCTGTTGTTTCCCAGAAGGGCAGCAGCCGTCTCCGCAGCCTCCTGAAGTCAGGAGCTCATTGTCCGGAGCACAGTTGGCCAGTTGGGGAAAGAGCTGTGGCCGGCCTTGGCTAGTCTGTAAGGGGGGCCTGCCCcagccccttcctcctcaggggCTGCCCCATGGAAGGGAGGCAGCTGCCGGCCTCCTGCTCTCTTCTCACTACTCCAGAAGCTGCTTTGGGCGTCACCGCCCTTGGGCAGGAGAGGCCCGCAGGGCAGCGGCCTGGCTCCCCTGGTGCCCagcgtctgtctgtctgtcccgaCTTGCAGGGTGTGAAAGAATTCAAGTGTGAAGTGTGTGGCCGAGAGTTCACGCTGCAGGCAAACATGAAGCGGCACATGCTGATCCACACCAGCGTGCGCCCCTACCAGTGCCACATCTGCTTCAAGACCTTTGTGCAGAAGCAGACGCTCAAGACCCACATGATTGTGCATTCGCCTGTCAAGCCTTTTAAGTGCAAGGTAAAGGGTGCCGACGGGGCTGGCCCACAATGAGCACGAGCCAAGGCAGGGCAGAGGGTACGGGCGGCCTGTGCCGGCAGCTGATCAGGGCTGGGTGTGGAGGTAAAGGACAGCTCGGGGTGAGATCGGCTCACCTCTGGCCGCCAGCACAAGACTCCCCGTGATGAATGACCTCGTCCCAAGCATGCTGCCACGTGCGTCACCTGTAGCCCATGCGCTCGGACTCTTGCGGCGCATCCGGGTGGCCTTTGGTGCGGCTGGGCTGGGCTTTGGACTCAGGTCTCAGACCCACGCCAGAGGAGCTGGGGGTTAGCAGAGGCACCCCCCGGTCTGAAGTCCCTCGTGCTTCAGAGGCAACTCCAAGctcctctcttcttctcctccttctctccctcccggCCCCCTACCAGGTGTGCGGGAAATCTTTCAACCGCATGTACAACCTCCTGGGCCACATGCACTTACACGCAGGCAGCAAGCCCTTCAAGTGCCCTTACTGCTCCAGCAAGTTCAACCTGAAGGGGAACCTCAGTCGCCACATGAAGGTCAAGCATGGGGTGATGGACGTCAGTCTGGACAGCCAAGGTAGGTGCCGGGTGGGAGGGGCGGCCTGGATTTCCCTCTCCGGAGCCCGGAGGCCCAGAGGCGCTGTGCTGCGGCTCCCCCTGCAGGCCGTCTTGGGACTTACCTGCCAAAGGCCGGCACAGCTCCATCAAGGGGGGGGGTTTCCGTGGCCGCCCCCCCAGCTTGTCctgtgtccccctcccctccctgcagaTGCCATGCTGGAGCTGACGGGTGGGGACCACGCAGACCTGGATGGGTCGCAGGAGATGGAGGActacgaggaggaggagaataccTACGAATATGGCGTGGGGGGGAACCCCACGAATGAGTCGGCCTTGGCAGAGCAGGCCATGAAGGAGATGGCCTATTACAGCATGCTGTAGGGGGCAGGGGCCGAGCATCCCGTGGAAGAGAGCCCACGCGGACCCTTCCTCCAGCAGAGCCTGTGTGGGGCAGGGAGAGTGGCGGAGGGAGCGCCGCCCTCCAGCTCTTCTGCTCCGGAATGGATCTAGGGCTTGGCCccggccccccacccccgggctctGTTCTGTTGGGCCTTGCAGCCAAAAAGGGCCTTTGGGCCACTACCTCCCGCAGCCTCTGCCAGCAGCGACATGAGCAGCTGTTCTCAGGAAGGGTTTGAGGCCGAGCGAGGCCATCCgtgcagggggggtggggggctgcgcTGCTGCCAGGACCACTCCCGTATCAACTACCTCTGCCCCACACCAAAAAAAATGTCCTAGGGCAGTGGGCTTGCCCCAAAGACCCGTGGAGCGAGAGAGTGCCCCCGCCCCTCCCTGTGCTGGCAGAACAACGAAGGTGGCCGGAGCGCGgactgtctccctccccccccaccccgtgtgcATAGATCTACTGTGTTTATTTTCCTGTTCTGAAGAAATTCAGCAATAAATGAATATTCTTTGGCTGACACAAGTGGTTGGGGGGGCGtcgcctgggggtggggggtgggacgcCCCATACCAGAAAGCAGGACACCATAAGGGTATGAGAACTAGATTTTAATTGCTACCACGAGGCCCAAATGACAGTACGCAAATTACAGCACAAAACCATCTCCTTCATTGCTGTCCAGTGAGGTGGGGCAGCCAGCCCTGCGGCCCCCCCACCTTCCCTTGTCAGCAGTAGTAACTTGGGGGGGGAGGGCGTTCTTGGGACAGctaaaagggatttttaaaacaaCCAGTGGAAAACCGGTGACCCAGAATGTTTTCCTGGTCGAAAGGAAGAGCAGCCGGAGCTGGTTTTATTACAAAATGAGGTAAATGGCTTTCCTCtatcgccccccacccccagcaagcccTCAAAGTGCGCCCCCCCTACTGCTTGCCCAGGGCTTTGTCCAGGTTGTTCCTGATGGCATCCAGGAAGTCCGTGGTGTTCACAAAGTGCTCGTTCAGCTTCACACTGGAAATGcacaaaaggggtgggggggcctttctcagggaggaggaggaggacccaCAGTGGACAAGCTCTCCTCTGCCCCACGAAAGACGGGGGGGGCCCAACCACCTGAGGCCCAaccagcactccccccccccacacaccagcaCCCCCAGGCTCACTTGCTCAGTCCGTGGATGCAACCGGCCAAGTCCTTGGTCATGATCCCAGCCTCCACCGTCTCCACGCAGACCTTCTCCACGGTCTGAGCAAACCTGACGGGCGGGAAGGAAGGACAGGGTCACCCAACACCTGGAGCAAGGTGGGACAGGGCCGTGccactcctccccaccccactgtgGGCAACAGCCGCTGACCAGGCCGAGGCTAGTGGCAGACGCAAAGCAAACCGGCTCCTCtccctgcctctgtgtcaggCCTCTGGCCTCTTCTCCTGCTCTGGGTGCCCAGAGAATCGCACGGTTCAGAAGCCCATGTGGGTCACTTGCAGGCACAGCCCATGTCCTCATGCTGCACTCAGCACCACCCCACTTCCTGCAACAGTGCCGGGCTCTCCTGCCCTTACTTGATGAGCTCGGGATTGCTGTCCAGTTTGCCTCTGTGCTCCAGGCCACGGGTCCAGGCAAAGATGCTGGCAATGGGGTTGGTGCTGGTGGGGTTGCCCTGCAGGCAAGAAATGCGGAGGGGAGAAAGAGTGTCTGGGGGGCAAAATCTCCACCAGGACCACCCAGACTTGAGCAAGTGCGGCCAGAAAGGGCCGCCTCTCACTGGGCCAGGATGGGGAGCacgagcccctcccccccccctgagctGCCGTTCAGCTCCCCCACCTTCTGGTACTCCCGGTAATGGCGTGTGACGGTGCCGTGAGCAGCCTCTGCTTCAATGGTCTTTCCGTCTGGGCAGACGAGGACAGAAGCCATCAAGCCCAGAGAGCCAAATCCTAGGGGGAAAGCCAAACTCTTTTCAGAGGACTCTGTGAGCCCCCCACACACGCACTTGGAAGTGAGAAACAAATGGGCATCTGGACTACAAAGCCTGTTCGCTCAGCAGAACTGGCCACAGAGCAGCTGTCCGAGGACCGAGGGAAGCGGAACAGCTGAAGCTGCCGTGCAGCAGAGCAGACCTTTGGCCCACCCACGTCAGCCCTGTTTACTGACAGCCGCTCTTCCAAGATCTCAgccagagaagggtctttcacatcaccaagcCACCTGGTCCTGCTTtcagctgctggggattgaacctgggaccttccgcacaccaatcaggtgctctgccactgagccatggcccctcccaagatTCACTGATAAGAGCCACAGTAAGAGGGTCTGTCTCCTGGGATGCCAGTTAGGGGGAACGGGGAGAGTGCCACGCTGGAGGTGGGCGTCACGAGAATGTCTTGCATTGCCTGGTACGCGCCCCCCCTGCCCCACTGCAGAATCTTGCACCTTGGGAGGCCCTGAGGGCTGTACCCTGTTCAGGCCTATGCTTTGTTGGAGAGTTCCTGAGTCAGACAGAAAGCGACATACTGCCCTGTGGGCCCCTGGCAATGGCCCCCCTCCCACCAGAGGCACCCTTttggaagcccccacccccagcatcgtACCTTGGGCCAAGATGTCAGACTGGACATCCCCATCATAGTTCTTGCAAGCCCACACAAAGCCCCCCACCGACTTCAGCACCTGGGCAACCATGTCATCGATCAGCCGGTGCTCGTACCAGATCCGGAGTTTGTCAAAATCGGTCTTGTAGTGCCTGgcagggggagaagagaggggtgCTGCAGCCACAAGAGCGCCAGCTGGCGTTTTCGCTTCTTTTTAGCTCTGTTTCGTATGTTTTAAAGGGGTGGTCTGCACTTTGTTGTTCTATTGTAACCTGCCTCGAGTCCTTTGGGAGCAAAGGCTTCAGATCGATACTGGGAGATCCCAGGGAACGGGCAGCCCAATCCCACAGCGACAGAAGGCTGGGGCCCCACAACCCGCTCACTTGTCAAAGATCTCCTGGAAGATGTCTTTGAAGCGCCCGTCGTAGGCCTTGAGGATGGTGTTCTTGGTGCTCAGGTACAGGGGCCACTTCTTCTGGATGGCGTATTGGAAGCAGCTGTGAGCAAAGCCTGAAATGGACTGCAAGGGGCAGACGGGCCCTCAGTGCGAGATGCGCAGGAAGCAAGGCAGTCCCCGCCCCCCAGAAGCCTCATCGCGGAGGGCGGGGGGGACGACAATTCCTCAGCTGTGCTTCGGAATGGGGGAGCGGAAGCCACCGAGTTAAGGTTCAGACGCAAGGCCCAGatatgcccccacccccaaaggccaGACCCTTCACTAGTGGTACCCTCACCTCGTCAGTGTTGTACATTCCCATGCCGACACCCCCGCCCGGGAAGTTGTACACCTCCCACTCCTGGACTCCACTGCCGTCCTTGGGGGTGAAAACCATCTTAAATGTCCCAGGTTTGCCCACAACGAAATCCGTGGCTTTGTACTGCAAAGAAAAGACCCAAAGATTAGGAAAACCCATCCCACCCAGAGGGCTCCATCTCTCCCTGCCCACCCCCAATTAGTCCCACAGCTTGCGTtccacaactcccccccccccaaaaaaaattttttttcatacCCAGTCTGTCCATGGGGCTCTTGGCACAGCCCTCATGGAACGTTGTGCGGAATGTGCCCACGAGAGGTTTGTATGTGCATACAAGCTGTTTTCATTGCACCAGAAATGAGACTCTGGCCTACACAGCCGAGTGCCCACTCGTGGCCATCCCTATGGGCCTGATTCCAGCCATGTTTCCTTTCTCTGCCTCACTTAATTCATGCCAGCATTCTTGCAAAATCTCATATCTTGGGCTCTAAAGAAATGGTCAAAGCTGCACACATATGTGCAAAGGAGCCAATCTGTGTCCATCAGCACACTTTATTTTGGCTGCAGAAAGTTTCTCggggagggggacagagagaTGGGGAGCTTCCCCCATTCAGGCCATAAAAACAGAAATGCCAAGACAGGGATGCAAAACagtctaccaccaccaccccggtcaAATGGTGTGCAGGGCGGAGTATCTTTCTCATGAGTTTATTGTATATCCTGTTGCACATTATGACAACTTAAAATACAATCTCTACCTCTGGCAAACCCATCGGTGACGTGCTCACGTGGAGCagcggcacttttcaccacctgCCCCTTCCCATAGGTCCGCTCCCCTCCAACCGACCTGGTCGCCATGGGCGTGTCTGCCAATGGTGATAGGCTTCGTCCAACCTGGAACCAGACGAGGAATGTTCTTGCAGATGATTGGCTCTCTGAAGACTGTCCCGCCCAGGATATTCCTGATAGTGCCGTTAGGACTCTTCCACATTTTCTTCAGCTTGAACTCTAGGAAGATTGGAGGGAAAGGGAAGTTAGGCCAAAAGGAGGCCGGATTTCCATCACTCCCAGACTGGCCTGTGGTTGGTCAGAAACAGCGACTCCTCAACTGTGGTCCTCCCTTGAGAAGACAATTCCCGAATGGCTCCCCGCCAGGGAAGACTGCTTGCCTCTCCTGGAGTTCACAGCTCTGCAAGCAGCCTCCTGCGAGGCCCCTGCTGGGAAGCCCCACCGCTCACAGGAAGAGCCTGGCCCTGCGTTCTCCACCTACCTTCCACTCGCGCCTCATCGGGGGTGATGGTGGCGCACTTGACGGCCACACTGTACTTCTGAGTAGCCAGGGCGGAGTCAATGGTGACCTGGTCATCCGTCTGGTCCCGATGGGGCAGGCCCAGGTCAAAGTACTTCAGCTGAACATCCACATTGGGCAGGATCAACTGCAGTGGGAGCCAGGGAGAGATCCACTGACCACAAGGAGGAATCGGCAGGCCACCAACCAATGGCGGGGGGGGCTCACAGACCCCTCAGGTCATGTGACTACTTCTACCCCGCACCTTTCCCAGTCAAGCAGGGCTCAGAACAGCTTCCAACAATCAATACATATAACACCACATACTTTTAAAAGCATAATTCTAATCTAGTATTATAAAATCCCGGTTTACAAATTCAGAGGGTGCCCCTTTGCCATGTAGCCACCTTATATAGGTGGACTTCCTTTCATAGGTGAGCACGGTCTGAAGATTATAACAAGTGGGGACAGCCAACCTATGGGAGCTCACAGGCCCAAAGAATATACAGGGGAATGGGAATGGGAAAAGGAAAATTagggaagaaagagaggaaagagaagaaagacaGGGAAGAAAAAGAATAGAAGGAAAAGAAACCAACCAGGAAGgacgtggggaagggaagaaaggaaaaggggggaggccagctgatctatataaccgttgctgtcctcaaccgtatgcctggcagaacatctccctCTTCCAGGCCCTGCAGAGCTGAGTCCCGCCAGGGCCCGGGGTCTagttagacagagagttccaccaggccaagaGCTGAAAAGCCCCTGGCCAAGGGCAGCCGGACAGttctggggccagggaccactggAAGGTTGTTACTAGACGGACGCAGtgctctctgaggggtgtatAGGAAGGggcagtcccacagatacaatGGTCCCCAGACCATTCAGGGCTTTACAGGTAAGTACCAAAACCTGGAACCTGGCCTggtgctcaatctggagccagtgcagctggcggagcagaGGTCTCCAAggggtcccagtaaggacccgTGCTGCCACGTTCTGGACCAGTTGCCATTTCTGGAGCAGCTTCAAGgatagccctgcatagagcgagttacagtagtccagtctagaggtgaccattgcatggataaCTGGGGCCAGGTCAGCATGGGACAGGTAAGGGGTCAACTGCTGGGCTTGacagagatggaaaaatgccGCCCTGGGCgtatttgtgacctgggcctccaatggCAGGGAGGCATCCAGAGTCACACCCAAACTCTTGATGGAGGCAGCCAGAACCAACCGCACtctgtcaagagctgggagctgtaTCTCCCAACCGGCCTCCTGgctcagccacaggacctccgtcttctaTGGGTTCGGTTTCAGGCGGCTCTGCTTCAAccaccccactgcagcctccaaaCATCTGGCCAGATCTTCTGGGACGGCATCTGGCCGACTGTCCATTTACAGATACAGCTGAGCGTCATCTGCAAACCAGACTCCAGACTAGCTGGGCGAGGGGGCGTATACAGATGTTGAGCAACTTTGGGGAGAGAACCACACCTTGCAGGCCTCCACATACCAACGAAACATCAACTTGATGTGTGACTGGTGAAAAATGCAAACTCTGTGCCAGGAATACTTAGAACAGAGGCTGAAAATAAAGCTGCTAGTGTTGTAATGCCTTTACCTAGGTTTATGGGGCAGTCTCATTGGGAACAGTGGTGTGCATACCGCCATAGATTTCTAGGGAAGGCACATGAAGTTTTCTCCCATTCAAGCCCCTTCCAACCCCCAGAAGTGTTGTTTCCAGGGTTGCAGGATCCGTGTGGAGGAGCAACTGTTTGGGTCTGTGAGGACAATGGGGTGAACAGATAAGCAGCACTTGTGGGTGAGGAAGGAATGCGAGCCTTTGGCGCAAGCCAAAGGGCGAGAGCTAAAGGACTCTTGCTCTGTGGTTCTTAGCCTGGGACTCAGGCCTGGTGGCCCTGT
The Euleptes europaea isolate rEulEur1 chromosome 20, rEulEur1.hap1, whole genome shotgun sequence genome window above contains:
- the ZNF710 gene encoding zinc finger protein 710; the protein is MDRFADSGTQTEAVVVLSLAQAAVLGLVAENEWFGATASPGGFFPGIANELEDAAAVEPGQPGGDCPQECEGRGQADLPEEEGLEAEALFGKQARRRKRPPVRLVPKVKHEKSEVEQSEGPPGTAAPSEDREEQPPNPPACVEEPDPEQAVQSSAAKMIDLSTYSRKPRRLRHPRRPPRHELSPGEMKESLPSPPPASGPESVEALPSDYGFQGPPVSALSHAEEERGLDSPPERDQNRPGFAWPEPLDFESEAHGEHSKKAQLDRLDINVQIDDSYLVEKRWQCRLCEKSYTSKYNLVTHILGHNGVKPHSCPHCSKLFKQPSHLQTHLLTHQGTRPHKCQVCHKAFTQTSHLKRHMLLHSDVKPYSCRFCGRGFAYPSELKAHEGKHESGRCHVCVECGLDFSTLPQLKRHLATHQGPTLYPCPECSKAFHYRSQLQNHMLKHQDVRPFVCTECGMEFSQIHHLKQHSLTHKGVKEFKCEVCGREFTLQANMKRHMLIHTSVRPYQCHICFKTFVQKQTLKTHMIVHSPVKPFKCKVCGKSFNRMYNLLGHMHLHAGSKPFKCPYCSSKFNLKGNLSRHMKVKHGVMDVSLDSQDAMLELTGGDHADLDGSQEMEDYEEEENTYEYGVGGNPTNESALAEQAMKEMAYYSML
- the IDH2 gene encoding isocitrate dehydrogenase [NADP], mitochondrial, with protein sequence MDGDEMTRIIWAFIKEKLILPNVDVQLKYFDLGLPHRDQTDDQVTIDSALATQKYSVAVKCATITPDEARVEEFKLKKMWKSPNGTIRNILGGTVFREPIICKNIPRLVPGWTKPITIGRHAHGDQYKATDFVVGKPGTFKMVFTPKDGSGVQEWEVYNFPGGGVGMGMYNTDESISGFAHSCFQYAIQKKWPLYLSTKNTILKAYDGRFKDIFQEIFDKHYKTDFDKLRIWYEHRLIDDMVAQVLKSVGGFVWACKNYDGDVQSDILAQGFGSLGLMASVLVCPDGKTIEAEAAHGTVTRHYREYQKGNPTSTNPIASIFAWTRGLEHRGKLDSNPELIKFAQTVEKVCVETVEAGIMTKDLAGCIHGLSNVKLNEHFVNTTDFLDAIRNNLDKALGKQ